A stretch of Brachyhypopomus gauderio isolate BG-103 chromosome 3, BGAUD_0.2, whole genome shotgun sequence DNA encodes these proteins:
- the LOC143509760 gene encoding pepsin A-like — MMKWAVVLCAVLALSECTYRVSLIKGKSARDDLEEKGQWDEYRLKYPFNPMGRFTQTYAVGYESMTNDADLSYYGVISIGTPPQSFQVIFDTGSSNLWVPSVYCSSAACSNHDRFNPQKSSTFQATNQPLSIQYGTGSMTGFLGYDTVKVGGLQVPHQVFGLSQTEAPFMAHMRADGILGLAYPRLAASNAQPVFDNMVQQGLVQDFFSVYLSGNSQTGSEVIFGGYNPNHYTGSLVWVPLSSETYWQITVDSVTINGQVVACSGGCQAIVDTGTSLITGSNNDIANINRWVGATVTNGDAVVNCNSIASMPAVTFNIHGYSFTLPASAYVRQSAYYGCRTGFANGGSSLWILGDVFIRQYYTIFNRRTNSVGLAKAV, encoded by the exons ATGATGAAGTGGGCCGTGGTCCTGTGCGCCGTGCTGGCGCTCAGCGAGTGCACTTACAG GGTCTCTCTGATCAAAGGGAAGAGTGCCCGGGATGACCTGGAAGAGAAGGGTCAGTGGGATGAGTACAGGCTGAAGTACCCCTTCAACCCCATGGGCAGGTTCACCCAGACTTACGCCGTTGGATACGAGTCCATGACCAACGACGCTGAC CTCTCATACTATGGCGTCATCTCCATCGGCACCCCACCCCAGTCCTTCCAGGTGATCTTCGACACAGGCTCCTCCAACCTCTGGGTTCCCTCCGTCTACTGCAGCAGCGCTGCATGCA GCAACCATGACAGGTTCAACCCTCAGAAGTCCAGCACCTTCCAAGCAACCAATCAGCCACTATCAATCCAGTATGGTACTGGCAGCATGACTGGTTTCCTGGGATACGATACCGTTAAG GTGGGAGGTCTCCAGGTGCCCCATCAGGTGTTTGGTCTGAGTCAGACTGAGGCTCCCTTCATGGCTCatatgcgggctgacggtatccTGGGTCTGGCGTACCCTCGCCTGGCCGCCTCCAACGCACAGCCCGTTTTTGACAACATGGTGCAGCAGGGTCTGGTGCAGGACTTCTTCTCTGTTTACCTGAGCGG CAACTCACAAACTGGCAGTGAAGTTATATTTGGTGGGTACAACCCTAACCACTACACTGGTTCTCTGGTCTGGGTCCCTCTGTCATCTGAGACATACTGGCAAATCACTGTGGACAG TGTCACCATCAACGGGCAGGTCGTCGCTTGTAGTGGCGGATGCCAGGCTATTGTGGACACTGGCACCTCCCTGATTACTGGCTCCAACAACGACATTGCCAACATCAACAGATGGGTGGGAGCTACTGTTACCAATGGAGAT GCTGTGGTGAACTGTAACAGTATTGCTAGCATGCCGGCAGTGACGTTCAACATCCACGGCTACTCCTTCACGCTTCCCGCTTCAGCATACGTCAGACAG TCTGCCTACTACGGCTGTCGTACTGGTTTTGCCAATGGCGGCTCTAGCCTGTGGATCCTTGGTGATGTGTTCATTAGGCAATACTACACAATCTTTAACAGAAGAACCAACTCAGTGGGGCTGGCAAAGGCTGTGTGA